From a single Prionailurus bengalensis isolate Pbe53 chromosome A1, Fcat_Pben_1.1_paternal_pri, whole genome shotgun sequence genomic region:
- the TERT gene encoding telomerase reverse transcriptase isoform X2, translating to MPRAPRCRAVRALLRGRYREVLPLATFMRRLGPQGRRLVRRGDPAAFRALVAQCLVCVPWDARPAPVGPSFRQVGCPGDPARACRGGRGRAARSGPGAPPSPAPQDPSTPQVSCLKELVARVVQRLCERGARNVLAFGFALLDGARGGPPVAFTTSVRSYLPNTVTETLRGSGAWGLLLRRVGDDVLAHLLTRCALYLLVAPSCAYQVCGPPLYDLCAPAATRPLATSGHRPGTRMDLRPTRQARNAGGRRRRGGGGSSPPLAKRPRHDVTPEPERGPDRPSSRAPPRGAHGLSGGEPGAVTSARAAAEANSGEGGPPGTRLTSAGAQLSRPQGVPLSHLSHPETKHFLYCPGGKERLRPSFLLSALQPSLTGARTLLEAIFLGSKCPRPGAARRTRRLPARYWRMRPLFRELLANHARCPYDALLRTHCPLRAPAPAEGSSGGVGGGADGCALGRPPGAPGGLLQLLRQHSSPWQVYAFLRACLCRLVPAGLWGSGHNRRRFLRNVKKFVSLGKHAKLSLQELTWKMRVQDCAWLRGSPGARCVPAAEHRRREEVLAKLLCWLMGTYVVELLKSFFYVTETTFQKNRLFFYRKRIWSQLQSIGIRRHFNSVHLRELSEAEVRRHQEARPTLLTSKLRFLPKPSGLRPIVNMDYVVGARTFRRDKKVRHLTSQVKNLFSVLNYERARRPSLLGASVLGMDDIHRVWRSFVLRVRAQDPAPQLYFVKVDVTGAYDALPQDKLVEVIANVIRPQENTYCVRQYAVVQRTAQGHVRKSFKRHVSTFVDLQPYMRQFVEHLQETSSLRDAVVIEQSSSLNETGHSLFHLFLRLVHNHVIRIGGKSYVQCQGIPQGSILSTLLCSLCYGDMESRLFSGIQQDGTLVSGVPEYGCTANLQKTAVNFPVDTGAPGSAAPLQLPAHCLFPWCGLLLDTRTLEVFCDYSSYAQTSIRSSLTFSQGTRPGRNMRRKLLAVMRLKCCAVFLDLQVNSIHTVYTNIYKIFLLQAYRFHACVLQFPFNQPVRKNPSFFLRVIADTASRCYSLLKAKNTGLSLGAKGASGPFPSEAARWLCLHAFLLKLARHSGTYRCLLGPLRAGEWHGERQPLGRPAGQAQGPVLPCACMGSVAPPRLTGGGWVWSPGDGVQVSRVAGSFSPQDLDTHRPPHLPTPAVRGERPPSLHKGVPQAPAPTLAQGPQQQVFP from the exons ATGCCGCGCGCGCCCAGGTGCAGAGCGGTGCGCGCCCTGCTGCGTGGCCGCTACCGCGAGGTGCTGCCCTTGGCTACCTTCATGCGGCGCCTGGGGCCGCAAGGCCGGCGGCTCGTGCGGCGCGGGGACCCGGCGGCCTTCCGCGCGCTGGTGGCCCAGTGCCTGGTGTGCGTGCCCTGGGACGCGCGGCCGGCCCCCGTCGGCCCGTCCTTCCGCCAGGTGGGCTGCCCTGGGGACCCCGCTCGGGCCTGccggggtgggagagggagggctgCGCGCTCAGGCCCCGGGGCGCCTCCGTCCCCAGCACCTCAGGACCCCTCCACCCCGCAGGTGTCCTGCCTCAAGGAGCTGGTGGCCAGGGTGGTGCAGAGGCTCTGCGAACGCGGCGCCAGGAACGTGCTGGCGTTCGGCTTCGCCCTGCTGGACGGGGCCCGCGGCGGGCCGCCGGTGGCCTTCACGACCAGCGTGCGCAGCTACCTGCCCAACACGGTAACCGAGACCCTGCGCGGCAGCGGCGCCTGGGGGCTGCTGCTGCGCCGTGTGGGCGACGATGTGCTCGCCCACCTGCTGACGCGCTGCGCGCTCTACCTTCTGGTGGCCCCGAGTTGCGCCTATCAGGTGTGCGGGCCGCCGCTCTACGACCTCTGTGCACCTGCCGCCACTCGGCCCCTCGCCACCTCCGGCCACCGGCCTGGGACCCGGATGGACCTCAGACCCACGCGCCAGGCCCGAAACGCGGGCGGGAGGCGGCGTCGGGGCGGCGGCGGGAGCAGCCCGCCTCTAGCCAAGAGGCCCAGGCACGACGTGACCCCAGAGCCCGAGCGGGGGCCAGACAGGCCGTCTTCCCGGGCCCCCCCGCGCGGGGCCCACGGGCTGAGTGGCGGCGAACCTGGCGCAGTGACATCTGCCAGGGCCGCCGCGGAGGCCAACTCCGGGGAGGGAGGGCCCCCTGGGACTCGGCTCACCTCCGCAGGCGCACAGCTGTCTCGGCCCCAGGGCGTGCCCCTATCACACCTATCACACCCTGAGACCAAGCACTTCCTCTACTGCCCGGGAGGCAAGGAGCGGCTGCgcccctccttcctgctcagTGCCCTGCAGCCTAGCCTGACAGGGGCCCGGACACTCCTGGAGGCCATCTTTCTGGGCTCTAAGTGTCCGCGGCCAGGGGCTGCCCGCAGGACTCGCCGCCTGCCCGCTCGCTACTGGCGGATGCGGCCCCTGTTCCGAGAGCTGCTTGCCAACCACGCCCGGTGCCCCTACGACGCGCTCCTCAGGACGCACTGCCCGCTTCGAGCCCCGGCCCCTGCGGAGGGGTCCAGCGGCGGGGTCGGCGGGGGGGCGGACGGCTGCGCCCTGGGGCGGCCCCCGGGAGCCCCCGGAGGCCTGCTCCAGCTTCTCCGGCAGCACAGCAGCCCCTGGCAGGTGTACGCTTTCCTGCGGGCCTGCCTGTGCAGGCTCGTGCCCGCTGGACTCTGGGGCTCCGGGCACAACCGGCGCCGCTTCTTGAGGAACGTGAAGAAGTTCGTCTCCCTGGGGAAGCACGCTAAGCTCTCGCTGCAGGAGCTGACCTGGAAGATGCGGGTGCAGGACTGTGCCTGGCTGCGCGGGAGCCCAG GGGCCCGCTGTGTCCCAGCCGCCGAACACCGCCGCAGAGAGGAGGTCCTGGCCAAGCTCCTGTGCTGGTTGATGGGCACGTACGTGGTCGAGCTGCTCAAGTCCTTTTTTTACGTCACGGAAACCACATTTCAGAAGAACCGGCTCTTCTTCTACCGGAAGAGGATCTGGAGCCAGTTGCAGAGCATAGGAATCAG ACGACACTTCAATAGTGTGCATCTTCGAGAACTGTCAGAAGCAGAGGTCAGGAGACACCAGGAAGCCAGACCCACTCTGCTGACATCCAAACTCCGCTTCCTCCCCAAGCCCAGTGGGCTTCGGCCAATCGTGAACATGGACTACGTTGTGGGAGCCAGAACGTTCCGCAGAGACAAGAAG GTCCGGCACCTCACCTCGCAAGTGAAGAACCTGTTCAGTGTGCTGAACTACGAGCGGGCCCGGCGGCCCAGCCTCCTAGGggcctctgtgctgggcatggacgACATCCACAGGGTCTGGCGTAGCTTTGTGCTGCGCGTGCGGGCTCAGGACCCAGCGCCCCAGCTGTACTTTGTCAAG GTGGACGTGACGGGGGCCTACGATGCCCTCCCTCAGGACAAGCTGGTGGAGGTGATCGCCAACGTGATCAGGCCTCAAGAAAACACGTACTGCGTGCGCCAGTATGCAGTGGTCCAGAGAACCGCCCAGGGGCACGTCCGCAAGTCCTTCAAGAGACAC GTGTCCACCTTCGTGGACCTCCAGCCTTACATGAGACAGTTCGTGGAGCATCTACAGGAGACAAGCTCCCTGAGGGATGCCGTGGTCATCGAGCAG AGCTCCTCTCTGAACGAGACTGGCCACAGCCTTTTCCACCTCTTCCTGCGCCTGGTGCACAACCACGTCATCAGGATCGGGGGCAA GTCCTACGTGCAGTGTCAGGGGATCCCCCAGGGCTCCATCCTGTCCACTCTGCTCTGCAGCCTGTGCTACGGGGACATGGAGAGCAGGCTGTTTTCCGGGATCCAGCAGGACGG GACCCTGGTCAGCGGTGTTCCTGAGTATGGCTGCACAGCCAACTTGCAGAAGACGGCAGTGAACTTCCCCGTGGACACTGGCGCCCCGGGCAGTGCGGCCCCCCTCCAGCTGCCCGCCCACTGCCTGTTCCCCTGGTGCGGTTTGCTGCTGGACACGCGGACCCTGGAGGTGTTCTGCGACTACTCCAG TTACGCCCAGACCTCCATCCGCTCGAGCCTGACCTTCAGCCAGGGCACCAGGCCCGGGAGGAACATGCGTCGCAAGCTGCTTGCGGTCATGCGGCTGAAGTGCTGCGCTGTGTTTCTGGATCTGCAG GTAAACAGCATCCACACGGTTTATACAAACATTTACAAGATTTTCTTGCTGCAGGCCTACAG GTTCCACGCGTGCGTGCTCCAGTTTCCGTTCAACCAGCCGGTGAGGAAGAACCCCTCCTTTTTCCTCCGTGTCATCGCGGACACCGCGTCGCGCTGCTACTCCCTCCTGAAAGCCAAGAACACAG ggctgtCCCTAGGGGCCAAGGGCGCCTCCGGCCCGTTTCCTTCAGAGGCCGCCCGGTGGCTCTGCCTGCACGCCTTCCTGCTCAAGCTGGCTCGTCACAGCGGCACCTACAGGTGTCTTCTGGGACCGCTCCGGGCGGGTGAGTGGCACGGCGAGCGCCAGCCCCTGGGGCGCCCCGCCGGGCAGGCACAGGGCCCTGTCCTCCCATGTGCTTGCATGGGCAGCGTGGCCCCTCCACGTCTCACTGGTGGTGGCTGGGTCTGGAGCCCAGGTGATGGGGTTCAGGTGTCCCGGGTTGCAGGCTCTTTCTCACCACAGGACCTGGACACCCACCggccaccccacctccccacacctgCTGTCCGTGGGGagaggcccccctccctccacaagGGAGtcccccaggcccctgccccgACACTGGCACAGGGCCCCCAGCAACAAGTCTTTCCCTAA
- the TERT gene encoding telomerase reverse transcriptase isoform X5, which translates to MPRAPRCRAVRALLRGRYREVLPLATFMRRLGPQGRRLVRRGDPAAFRALVAQCLVCVPWDARPAPVGPSFRQVGCPGDPARACRGGRGRAARSGPGAPPSPAPQDPSTPQVSCLKELVARVVQRLCERGARNVLAFGFALLDGARGGPPVAFTTSVRSYLPNTVTETLRGSGAWGLLLRRVGDDVLAHLLTRCALYLLVAPSCAYQVCGPPLYDLCAPAATRPLATSGHRPGTRMDLRPTRQARNAGGRRRRGGGGSSPPLAKRPRHDVTPEPERGPDRPSSRAPPRGAHGLSGGEPGAVTSARAAAEANSGEGGPPGTRLTSAGAQLSRPQGVPLSHLSHPETKHFLYCPGGKERLRPSFLLSALQPSLTGARTLLEAIFLGSKCPRPGAARRTRRLPARYWRMRPLFRELLANHARCPYDALLRTHCPLRAPAPAEGSSGGVGGGADGCALGRPPGAPGGLLQLLRQHSSPWQVYAFLRACLCRLVPAGLWGSGHNRRRFLRNVKKFVSLGKHAKLSLQELTWKMRVQDCAWLRGSPGARCVPAAEHRRREEVLAKLLCWLMGTYVVELLKSFFYVTETTFQKNRLFFYRKRIWSQLQSIGIRRHFNSVHLRELSEAEVRRHQEARPTLLTSKLRFLPKPSGLRPIVNMDYVVGARTFRRDKKVRHLTSQVKNLFSVLNYERARRPSLLGASVLGMDDIHRVWRSFVLRVRAQDPAPQLYFVKVDVTGAYDALPQDKLVEVIANVIRPQENTYCVRQYAVVQRTAQGHVRKSFKRHVSTFVDLQPYMRQFVEHLQETSSLRDAVVIEQSSSLNETGHSLFHLFLRLVHNHVIRIGGKSYVQCQGIPQGSILSTLLCSLCYGDMESRLFSGIQQDGTLVSGVPEYGCTANLQKTAVNFPVDTGAPGSAAPLQLPAHCLFPWCGLLLDTRTLEVFCDYSSYAQTSIRSSLTFSQGTRPGRNMRRKLLAVMRLKCCAVFLDLQVPRVRAPVSVQPAGEEEPLLFPPCHRGHRVALLLPPESQEHRAVPRGQGRLRPVSFRGRPVALPARLPAQAGSSQRHLQVSSGTAPGGQSTAASAAPEGHPGCPGGSSLPGPARRLQDHLGLMARPPGRPGRAPRGSTSRVGWAS; encoded by the exons ATGCCGCGCGCGCCCAGGTGCAGAGCGGTGCGCGCCCTGCTGCGTGGCCGCTACCGCGAGGTGCTGCCCTTGGCTACCTTCATGCGGCGCCTGGGGCCGCAAGGCCGGCGGCTCGTGCGGCGCGGGGACCCGGCGGCCTTCCGCGCGCTGGTGGCCCAGTGCCTGGTGTGCGTGCCCTGGGACGCGCGGCCGGCCCCCGTCGGCCCGTCCTTCCGCCAGGTGGGCTGCCCTGGGGACCCCGCTCGGGCCTGccggggtgggagagggagggctgCGCGCTCAGGCCCCGGGGCGCCTCCGTCCCCAGCACCTCAGGACCCCTCCACCCCGCAGGTGTCCTGCCTCAAGGAGCTGGTGGCCAGGGTGGTGCAGAGGCTCTGCGAACGCGGCGCCAGGAACGTGCTGGCGTTCGGCTTCGCCCTGCTGGACGGGGCCCGCGGCGGGCCGCCGGTGGCCTTCACGACCAGCGTGCGCAGCTACCTGCCCAACACGGTAACCGAGACCCTGCGCGGCAGCGGCGCCTGGGGGCTGCTGCTGCGCCGTGTGGGCGACGATGTGCTCGCCCACCTGCTGACGCGCTGCGCGCTCTACCTTCTGGTGGCCCCGAGTTGCGCCTATCAGGTGTGCGGGCCGCCGCTCTACGACCTCTGTGCACCTGCCGCCACTCGGCCCCTCGCCACCTCCGGCCACCGGCCTGGGACCCGGATGGACCTCAGACCCACGCGCCAGGCCCGAAACGCGGGCGGGAGGCGGCGTCGGGGCGGCGGCGGGAGCAGCCCGCCTCTAGCCAAGAGGCCCAGGCACGACGTGACCCCAGAGCCCGAGCGGGGGCCAGACAGGCCGTCTTCCCGGGCCCCCCCGCGCGGGGCCCACGGGCTGAGTGGCGGCGAACCTGGCGCAGTGACATCTGCCAGGGCCGCCGCGGAGGCCAACTCCGGGGAGGGAGGGCCCCCTGGGACTCGGCTCACCTCCGCAGGCGCACAGCTGTCTCGGCCCCAGGGCGTGCCCCTATCACACCTATCACACCCTGAGACCAAGCACTTCCTCTACTGCCCGGGAGGCAAGGAGCGGCTGCgcccctccttcctgctcagTGCCCTGCAGCCTAGCCTGACAGGGGCCCGGACACTCCTGGAGGCCATCTTTCTGGGCTCTAAGTGTCCGCGGCCAGGGGCTGCCCGCAGGACTCGCCGCCTGCCCGCTCGCTACTGGCGGATGCGGCCCCTGTTCCGAGAGCTGCTTGCCAACCACGCCCGGTGCCCCTACGACGCGCTCCTCAGGACGCACTGCCCGCTTCGAGCCCCGGCCCCTGCGGAGGGGTCCAGCGGCGGGGTCGGCGGGGGGGCGGACGGCTGCGCCCTGGGGCGGCCCCCGGGAGCCCCCGGAGGCCTGCTCCAGCTTCTCCGGCAGCACAGCAGCCCCTGGCAGGTGTACGCTTTCCTGCGGGCCTGCCTGTGCAGGCTCGTGCCCGCTGGACTCTGGGGCTCCGGGCACAACCGGCGCCGCTTCTTGAGGAACGTGAAGAAGTTCGTCTCCCTGGGGAAGCACGCTAAGCTCTCGCTGCAGGAGCTGACCTGGAAGATGCGGGTGCAGGACTGTGCCTGGCTGCGCGGGAGCCCAG GGGCCCGCTGTGTCCCAGCCGCCGAACACCGCCGCAGAGAGGAGGTCCTGGCCAAGCTCCTGTGCTGGTTGATGGGCACGTACGTGGTCGAGCTGCTCAAGTCCTTTTTTTACGTCACGGAAACCACATTTCAGAAGAACCGGCTCTTCTTCTACCGGAAGAGGATCTGGAGCCAGTTGCAGAGCATAGGAATCAG ACGACACTTCAATAGTGTGCATCTTCGAGAACTGTCAGAAGCAGAGGTCAGGAGACACCAGGAAGCCAGACCCACTCTGCTGACATCCAAACTCCGCTTCCTCCCCAAGCCCAGTGGGCTTCGGCCAATCGTGAACATGGACTACGTTGTGGGAGCCAGAACGTTCCGCAGAGACAAGAAG GTCCGGCACCTCACCTCGCAAGTGAAGAACCTGTTCAGTGTGCTGAACTACGAGCGGGCCCGGCGGCCCAGCCTCCTAGGggcctctgtgctgggcatggacgACATCCACAGGGTCTGGCGTAGCTTTGTGCTGCGCGTGCGGGCTCAGGACCCAGCGCCCCAGCTGTACTTTGTCAAG GTGGACGTGACGGGGGCCTACGATGCCCTCCCTCAGGACAAGCTGGTGGAGGTGATCGCCAACGTGATCAGGCCTCAAGAAAACACGTACTGCGTGCGCCAGTATGCAGTGGTCCAGAGAACCGCCCAGGGGCACGTCCGCAAGTCCTTCAAGAGACAC GTGTCCACCTTCGTGGACCTCCAGCCTTACATGAGACAGTTCGTGGAGCATCTACAGGAGACAAGCTCCCTGAGGGATGCCGTGGTCATCGAGCAG AGCTCCTCTCTGAACGAGACTGGCCACAGCCTTTTCCACCTCTTCCTGCGCCTGGTGCACAACCACGTCATCAGGATCGGGGGCAA GTCCTACGTGCAGTGTCAGGGGATCCCCCAGGGCTCCATCCTGTCCACTCTGCTCTGCAGCCTGTGCTACGGGGACATGGAGAGCAGGCTGTTTTCCGGGATCCAGCAGGACGG GACCCTGGTCAGCGGTGTTCCTGAGTATGGCTGCACAGCCAACTTGCAGAAGACGGCAGTGAACTTCCCCGTGGACACTGGCGCCCCGGGCAGTGCGGCCCCCCTCCAGCTGCCCGCCCACTGCCTGTTCCCCTGGTGCGGTTTGCTGCTGGACACGCGGACCCTGGAGGTGTTCTGCGACTACTCCAG TTACGCCCAGACCTCCATCCGCTCGAGCCTGACCTTCAGCCAGGGCACCAGGCCCGGGAGGAACATGCGTCGCAAGCTGCTTGCGGTCATGCGGCTGAAGTGCTGCGCTGTGTTTCTGGATCTGCAG GTTCCACGCGTGCGTGCTCCAGTTTCCGTTCAACCAGCCGGTGAGGAAGAACCCCTCCTTTTTCCTCCGTGTCATCGCGGACACCGCGTCGCGCTGCTACTCCCTCCTGAAAGCCAAGAACACAG ggctgtCCCTAGGGGCCAAGGGCGCCTCCGGCCCGTTTCCTTCAGAGGCCGCCCGGTGGCTCTGCCTGCACGCCTTCCTGCTCAAGCTGGCTCGTCACAGCGGCACCTACAGGTGTCTTCTGGGACCGCTCCGGGCGG CCAAAGCACAGCTGCGTCGGCAGCTCCCGAGGGCCACCCTGGATGCCCTGGAGGCAGCAGCCTCCCCGGGCCTGCCCGCAGACTTCAGGACCATCTTGGACTGATGGCCCGTCCTCCTGGCAGGCCGGGGCGGGCTCCACGTGGCTCCACGTCACGGGTGGGGTGGGCCAGCTGA
- the TERT gene encoding telomerase reverse transcriptase isoform X6, which translates to MPRAPRCRAVRALLRGRYREVLPLATFMRRLGPQGRRLVRRGDPAAFRALVAQCLVCVPWDARPAPVGPSFRQVGCPGDPARACRGGRGRAARSGPGAPPSPAPQDPSTPQVSCLKELVARVVQRLCERGARNVLAFGFALLDGARGGPPVAFTTSVRSYLPNTVTETLRGSGAWGLLLRRVGDDVLAHLLTRCALYLLVAPSCAYQVCGPPLYDLCAPAATRPLATSGHRPGTRMDLRPTRQARNAGGRRRRGGGGSSPPLAKRPRHDVTPEPERGPDRPSSRAPPRGAHGLSGGEPGAVTSARAAAEANSGEGGPPGTRLTSAGAQLSRPQGVPLSHLSHPETKHFLYCPGGKERLRPSFLLSALQPSLTGARTLLEAIFLGSKCPRPGAARRTRRLPARYWRMRPLFRELLANHARCPYDALLRTHCPLRAPAPAEGSSGGVGGGADGCALGRPPGAPGGLLQLLRQHSSPWQVYAFLRACLCRLVPAGLWGSGHNRRRFLRNVKKFVSLGKHAKLSLQELTWKMRVQDCAWLRGSPGARCVPAAEHRRREEVLAKLLCWLMGTYVVELLKSFFYVTETTFQKNRLFFYRKRIWSQLQSIGIRRHFNSVHLRELSEAEVRRHQEARPTLLTSKLRFLPKPSGLRPIVNMDYVVGARTFRRDKKVRHLTSQVKNLFSVLNYERARRPSLLGASVLGMDDIHRVWRSFVLRVRAQDPAPQLYFVKVDVTGAYDALPQDKLVEVIANVIRPQENTYCVRQYAVVQRTAQGHVRKSFKRHVSTFVDLQPYMRQFVEHLQETSSLRDAVVIEQSSSLNETGHSLFHLFLRLVHNHVIRIGGKSYVQCQGIPQGSILSTLLCSLCYGDMESRLFSGIQQDGTLVSGVPEYGCTANLQKTAVNFPVDTGAPGSAAPLQLPAHCLFPWCGLLLDTRTLEVFCDYSSYAQTSIRSSLTFSQGTRPGRNMRRKLLAVMRLKCCAVFLDLQVNSIHTVYTNIYKIFLLQAYRFHACVLQFPFNQPVRKNPSFFLRVIADTASRCYSLLKAKNTGLSLGAKGASGPFPSEAARWLCLHAFLLKLARHSGTYRCLLGPLRAAKAQLRRQLPRATLDALEAAASPGLPADFRTILD; encoded by the exons ATGCCGCGCGCGCCCAGGTGCAGAGCGGTGCGCGCCCTGCTGCGTGGCCGCTACCGCGAGGTGCTGCCCTTGGCTACCTTCATGCGGCGCCTGGGGCCGCAAGGCCGGCGGCTCGTGCGGCGCGGGGACCCGGCGGCCTTCCGCGCGCTGGTGGCCCAGTGCCTGGTGTGCGTGCCCTGGGACGCGCGGCCGGCCCCCGTCGGCCCGTCCTTCCGCCAGGTGGGCTGCCCTGGGGACCCCGCTCGGGCCTGccggggtgggagagggagggctgCGCGCTCAGGCCCCGGGGCGCCTCCGTCCCCAGCACCTCAGGACCCCTCCACCCCGCAGGTGTCCTGCCTCAAGGAGCTGGTGGCCAGGGTGGTGCAGAGGCTCTGCGAACGCGGCGCCAGGAACGTGCTGGCGTTCGGCTTCGCCCTGCTGGACGGGGCCCGCGGCGGGCCGCCGGTGGCCTTCACGACCAGCGTGCGCAGCTACCTGCCCAACACGGTAACCGAGACCCTGCGCGGCAGCGGCGCCTGGGGGCTGCTGCTGCGCCGTGTGGGCGACGATGTGCTCGCCCACCTGCTGACGCGCTGCGCGCTCTACCTTCTGGTGGCCCCGAGTTGCGCCTATCAGGTGTGCGGGCCGCCGCTCTACGACCTCTGTGCACCTGCCGCCACTCGGCCCCTCGCCACCTCCGGCCACCGGCCTGGGACCCGGATGGACCTCAGACCCACGCGCCAGGCCCGAAACGCGGGCGGGAGGCGGCGTCGGGGCGGCGGCGGGAGCAGCCCGCCTCTAGCCAAGAGGCCCAGGCACGACGTGACCCCAGAGCCCGAGCGGGGGCCAGACAGGCCGTCTTCCCGGGCCCCCCCGCGCGGGGCCCACGGGCTGAGTGGCGGCGAACCTGGCGCAGTGACATCTGCCAGGGCCGCCGCGGAGGCCAACTCCGGGGAGGGAGGGCCCCCTGGGACTCGGCTCACCTCCGCAGGCGCACAGCTGTCTCGGCCCCAGGGCGTGCCCCTATCACACCTATCACACCCTGAGACCAAGCACTTCCTCTACTGCCCGGGAGGCAAGGAGCGGCTGCgcccctccttcctgctcagTGCCCTGCAGCCTAGCCTGACAGGGGCCCGGACACTCCTGGAGGCCATCTTTCTGGGCTCTAAGTGTCCGCGGCCAGGGGCTGCCCGCAGGACTCGCCGCCTGCCCGCTCGCTACTGGCGGATGCGGCCCCTGTTCCGAGAGCTGCTTGCCAACCACGCCCGGTGCCCCTACGACGCGCTCCTCAGGACGCACTGCCCGCTTCGAGCCCCGGCCCCTGCGGAGGGGTCCAGCGGCGGGGTCGGCGGGGGGGCGGACGGCTGCGCCCTGGGGCGGCCCCCGGGAGCCCCCGGAGGCCTGCTCCAGCTTCTCCGGCAGCACAGCAGCCCCTGGCAGGTGTACGCTTTCCTGCGGGCCTGCCTGTGCAGGCTCGTGCCCGCTGGACTCTGGGGCTCCGGGCACAACCGGCGCCGCTTCTTGAGGAACGTGAAGAAGTTCGTCTCCCTGGGGAAGCACGCTAAGCTCTCGCTGCAGGAGCTGACCTGGAAGATGCGGGTGCAGGACTGTGCCTGGCTGCGCGGGAGCCCAG GGGCCCGCTGTGTCCCAGCCGCCGAACACCGCCGCAGAGAGGAGGTCCTGGCCAAGCTCCTGTGCTGGTTGATGGGCACGTACGTGGTCGAGCTGCTCAAGTCCTTTTTTTACGTCACGGAAACCACATTTCAGAAGAACCGGCTCTTCTTCTACCGGAAGAGGATCTGGAGCCAGTTGCAGAGCATAGGAATCAG ACGACACTTCAATAGTGTGCATCTTCGAGAACTGTCAGAAGCAGAGGTCAGGAGACACCAGGAAGCCAGACCCACTCTGCTGACATCCAAACTCCGCTTCCTCCCCAAGCCCAGTGGGCTTCGGCCAATCGTGAACATGGACTACGTTGTGGGAGCCAGAACGTTCCGCAGAGACAAGAAG GTCCGGCACCTCACCTCGCAAGTGAAGAACCTGTTCAGTGTGCTGAACTACGAGCGGGCCCGGCGGCCCAGCCTCCTAGGggcctctgtgctgggcatggacgACATCCACAGGGTCTGGCGTAGCTTTGTGCTGCGCGTGCGGGCTCAGGACCCAGCGCCCCAGCTGTACTTTGTCAAG GTGGACGTGACGGGGGCCTACGATGCCCTCCCTCAGGACAAGCTGGTGGAGGTGATCGCCAACGTGATCAGGCCTCAAGAAAACACGTACTGCGTGCGCCAGTATGCAGTGGTCCAGAGAACCGCCCAGGGGCACGTCCGCAAGTCCTTCAAGAGACAC GTGTCCACCTTCGTGGACCTCCAGCCTTACATGAGACAGTTCGTGGAGCATCTACAGGAGACAAGCTCCCTGAGGGATGCCGTGGTCATCGAGCAG AGCTCCTCTCTGAACGAGACTGGCCACAGCCTTTTCCACCTCTTCCTGCGCCTGGTGCACAACCACGTCATCAGGATCGGGGGCAA GTCCTACGTGCAGTGTCAGGGGATCCCCCAGGGCTCCATCCTGTCCACTCTGCTCTGCAGCCTGTGCTACGGGGACATGGAGAGCAGGCTGTTTTCCGGGATCCAGCAGGACGG GACCCTGGTCAGCGGTGTTCCTGAGTATGGCTGCACAGCCAACTTGCAGAAGACGGCAGTGAACTTCCCCGTGGACACTGGCGCCCCGGGCAGTGCGGCCCCCCTCCAGCTGCCCGCCCACTGCCTGTTCCCCTGGTGCGGTTTGCTGCTGGACACGCGGACCCTGGAGGTGTTCTGCGACTACTCCAG TTACGCCCAGACCTCCATCCGCTCGAGCCTGACCTTCAGCCAGGGCACCAGGCCCGGGAGGAACATGCGTCGCAAGCTGCTTGCGGTCATGCGGCTGAAGTGCTGCGCTGTGTTTCTGGATCTGCAG GTAAACAGCATCCACACGGTTTATACAAACATTTACAAGATTTTCTTGCTGCAGGCCTACAG GTTCCACGCGTGCGTGCTCCAGTTTCCGTTCAACCAGCCGGTGAGGAAGAACCCCTCCTTTTTCCTCCGTGTCATCGCGGACACCGCGTCGCGCTGCTACTCCCTCCTGAAAGCCAAGAACACAG ggctgtCCCTAGGGGCCAAGGGCGCCTCCGGCCCGTTTCCTTCAGAGGCCGCCCGGTGGCTCTGCCTGCACGCCTTCCTGCTCAAGCTGGCTCGTCACAGCGGCACCTACAGGTGTCTTCTGGGACCGCTCCGGGCGG CCAAAGCACAGCTGCGTCGGCAGCTCCCGAGGGCCACCCTGGATGCCCTGGAGGCAGCAGCCTCCCCGGGCCTGCCCGCAGACTTCAGGACCATCTTGGACTGA